A genomic segment from Pleurodeles waltl isolate 20211129_DDA chromosome 9, aPleWal1.hap1.20221129, whole genome shotgun sequence encodes:
- the LSM3 gene encoding U6 snRNA-associated Sm-like protein LSm3: MADEIDQQQTTNTVEEPLDLIRLSLDERIYVKMRNDRELRGRLNAYDQHLNMILGDVEETVTTIEIDEETYEEIYKSTKRNIPMLFVRGDGVVLVAPPLRVG; encoded by the exons caaCAAACCACAAATACCGTAGAAGAGCCTCTTGATCTCATCAGGCTCAGTTTGGATGAGCGAATCTATGTGAAAATGAGAAATGACCGAGAACTCCGCGGCAGATTAAAT GCGTATGACCAACATTTGAACATGAttttgggagatgttgaggagaCAGTAACCACAATAGAGATTGATGAAGAAACCTATGAAGAGATATATAAG tccaCAAAGCGGAACATACCCATGTTATTTGTACGAGGCGATGGTGTTGTACTCGTAGCTCCACCACTGAGGGTCGGCTGA